In Chaetodon auriga isolate fChaAug3 chromosome 7, fChaAug3.hap1, whole genome shotgun sequence, a genomic segment contains:
- the slc47a3 gene encoding multidrug and toxin extrusion protein 1 yields MENSARSSPVSTWTECFMIKRIRMLVPVGFKTEIKQLSKLAGPVIICQFMGFAISFVSTVFCGHLGRIELAGTTLAIAIINVTGISIGFGLSAACDTLISQTFGSQNLLRVGVILQRAILILILTCFPCWAILINTEPILLAVRQEPEVARVAQLYVKIFMPALPAAFMYSLQTRYLQNQGIIWPQVITGFVVNLLNALINYIFLYALNLGVPGSAIANTLSQFSMAGILYAYIIWKGLHKDTWGGWSKECLQDWDSYIYLAIPSMVMLCVEWWTYEIGGFLAGLINEVELGAQSVVYQLANVAYMFPLGFSIAGNVRVGNALGAGDTEQAKLSAKLAMFCAVSVSVFLAVFIGALKDHVSYVFTYDEQIRQRVADVVAFYAPFIILDAISAASGGIIRGAGKQKIGAVCYIVGYYGIGFPIGVPLMFAAKLGIKGLWTGLFVCVFVQSSFLIVYLIRLNWKKVTVEAQIRAGVSGSSTDTGPQPDDSGKSEDETDTVGLAEIAAEPAVIPVEGGLSHRAAVLRRGLALALMLFILAAGIILNLVITNLVT; encoded by the exons ATGGAGAACAGCGCGCGGAGCTCACCTGTTTCCACCTGGACTGAATGTTTTATGATAAAGCGGATCCGCATGCTGGTCCCTGTTGGTtttaagacagaaataaaacagttgTCTAAACTGGCTGGACCGGTG ATTATTTGCCAGTTCATGGGTTTTGCGATCAGTTTCGTGAGTACTGTTTTCTGTGGGCACCTGGGGAGGATAGAGCTGGCAGGAACGACTTTGGCCATAGCA ATTATTAATGTTACAGGTATATCTATTGGATTTGGTTTGTCGGCAGCATGTGATACTCTGATTTCTCAG ACCTTTGGGAGCCAAAACCTCCTGAGAGTTGGGGTCATTCTGCAGCGGGCGATCCTCATTTTGATACTGACGTGTTTCCCCTGCTGGGCGATCCTCATTAACACAGAACCCATTCTGCTGGCTGTCAGACAGGAACCAGAGGTGGCCAG GGTGGCTCAGCTGTATGTGAAGATCTTTATGCCAGCACTTCCT GCtgcattcatgtattcattaCAAACAAGATACCTGCAAAACCAG GGCATCATTTGGCCACAAGTAATCACAGGCTTTGTGGTCAATCTTCTTAACGCTCTCATCAACTACATCTTCCTTTACGCACTAAATCTGGGAGTACC GGGGTCTGCTATCGCCAACACCCTTTCCCAGTTCTCCATGGCTGGAATTCTCTATGCTTATATTATCTGGAAAGGTCTTCATAAGGACACCTGGGGAG GTTGGTCTAAAGAGTGCCTGCAGGACTGGGACTCGTACATCTACTTGGCCATCCCCAGCATGGTCATGCTGTGCGTCGAGTGGTGGACTTATGAGATTGGAGGTTTTCTGGCAG GTCTGATAAATGAGGTGGAACTTGGAGCCCAATCAGTTGTATACCAGCTGGCAAATGTTGCATACATG TTCCCTCTAGGTTTCAGTATAGCGGGTAATGTAAGAGTTGGAAATGCACTGGGAGCCGGGGACACAGAGCAGGCCAAGCTGTCTGCTAAACTGGCAATGTTCTGTGCAG TGTCAGTCTCTGTATTTCTGGCAGTTTTCATTGGGGCCCTGAAGGACCACGTCTCTTATGTCTTTACATACGATGA ACAAATCAGACAAAGAGTTGCTGATGTTGTCGCTTTTTACGCTCCATTCATCATCCTTGATGCAATATCT GCTGCCTCAGGAGGCATTATACGAGGAGCAGGTAAACAGAAAATCGGAGCTGTTTGCTACATTGTGGGATATTATGGAATTGGCTTTCCTATTGGAGTGCCACTGATGTTTGCAGCCAAATTAGGAATCAAGG gTCTGTGGACAGGCCTGTTTGTCTGCGTGTTTGTGCAGTCCTCATTTCTGATTGTATACCTGATAAGACTGAACTGGAAGAAGGTTACAGTTGAG gCTCAAATCAGAGCGGGAGTGAGTGGGAGCTCCACAGACACAG GTCCCCAACCAGATGATTCAGGGAAATCCGAGGACGAAACAGACACCGTGGGCCTGGCTGAGATTGCGGCGGAGCCAGCAGTGATACCAGTGGAGGGGGGGCTCTCTCACAGGGCTGCGGTCCTGCGTCGAGGCCTGGCTCTGGCTTTAATGCTATTCATCCTGGCTGCTGGAATCATTTTGAACCTGGTGATCACTAATTTGGTCACATGA